From one Trifolium pratense cultivar HEN17-A07 linkage group LG1, ARS_RC_1.1, whole genome shotgun sequence genomic stretch:
- the LOC123921969 gene encoding probable serine/threonine-protein kinase PBL7 isoform X1, which translates to MGWIPCYGSSNTKKKIKKLEEVKDMRDGNKANPEKLKKNSSINSKNSSKTGESGHIAAQTFPFRELATATRNFRAECLLGEGGFGRVYKGHLETINQTVAIKQLDRNGLQGNREFLVEVLMLSLLHHPNLVNLIGYCADGDQRLLVYEYMPLGSLEDHLHDLSPGKKRLDWSTRMKIAAGAAKGLEYLHDKANPPVIYRDLKCSNILLGNGYHPKLSDFGLAKVGPVGENTHVSTRVMGTYGYCAPEYAMTGQLTLKSDVYSFGVVLLEIITGRKAIDNSKCAAERNLVAWARPLFKDRRKFTQMVDPMLQGQYPSRGLYQALAVAAMCVQEQANMRPVIADVVTALSYLASQKYQPNTQTVQSSHLAPGTPPTTRMGV; encoded by the exons ATGGGTTGGATTCCATGTTATGGAAGTTCCAACACTaagaagaagataaagaaaTTGGAGGAAGTGAAGGATATGCGTGATGGGAACAAAGCCAACCCAG agaaattgaagaagaaTTCATCTATCAATtccaaaaattcatctaaaacTGGAGAGTCTGGACACATTGCTGCACAAACATTTCCTTTCCGTGAGTTAGCAACCGCTACTAGAAATTTTAGAGCAGAATGCCTTTTGGGTGAGGGAGGCTTTGGCAGAGTATACAAAGGGCATTTGGAAACTATTAATCAG ACCGTTGCGATTAAGCAGCTTGACCGAAACGGGCTACAAGGGAATAGAGAATTCCTTGTTGAAGTGTTGATGCTGAGTCTTCTTCACCACCCTAACCTTGTCAACCTGATTGGCTATTGTGCTGATGGAGATCAAAGGCTTCTTGTTTATGAATATATGCCATTAGGATCCTTGGAAGACCACTTACATG ATCTTTCTCCTGGCAAGAAACGACTTGACTGGAGCACGAGAATGAAAATAGCTGCTGGGGCTGCAAAGGGGTTAGAGTATCTACATGACAAAGCTAACCCTCCTGTCATATACCGAGATTTAAAGTGCTCCAACATTTTGCTTGGTAATGGGTATCATCCCAAGTTATCTGATTTTGGTTTGGCGAAAGTTGGTCCTGTGGGGGAAAACACTCATGTATCAACAAGGGTTATGGGAACCTATGGATATTGTGCTCCAGAGTATGCCATGACAGGTCAACTAACTCTGAAGTCAGATGTTTATAGCTTTGGCGTAGTTCTTCTGGAAATAATTACAGGAAGGAAAGCGATTGATAATTCAAAATGTGCAGCAGAGCGGAATCTTGTTGCATGG GCTAGACCATTGTTTAAAGATCGAAGAAAATTCACACAAATGGTTGATCCAATGCTCCAAGGTCAATATCCTTCAAGAGGGCTATACCAAGCCCTTGCTGTTGCAGCAATGTGTGTTCAGGAGCAGGCAAATATGCGTCCAGTTATAGCTGATGTTGTGACAGCTTTGAGTTACCTTGCTTCACAAAAATATCAGCCCAATACGCAGACTGTACAAAGCTCTCACCTCGCTCCTGGTACTCCTCCTACAACCAGGATGGGAGTTTGA
- the LOC123921969 gene encoding probable serine/threonine-protein kinase PBL7 isoform X2: MTFCTKKLKKNSSINSKNSSKTGESGHIAAQTFPFRELATATRNFRAECLLGEGGFGRVYKGHLETINQTVAIKQLDRNGLQGNREFLVEVLMLSLLHHPNLVNLIGYCADGDQRLLVYEYMPLGSLEDHLHDLSPGKKRLDWSTRMKIAAGAAKGLEYLHDKANPPVIYRDLKCSNILLGNGYHPKLSDFGLAKVGPVGENTHVSTRVMGTYGYCAPEYAMTGQLTLKSDVYSFGVVLLEIITGRKAIDNSKCAAERNLVAWARPLFKDRRKFTQMVDPMLQGQYPSRGLYQALAVAAMCVQEQANMRPVIADVVTALSYLASQKYQPNTQTVQSSHLAPGTPPTTRMGV; encoded by the exons ATGACATTTTGTACAA agaaattgaagaagaaTTCATCTATCAATtccaaaaattcatctaaaacTGGAGAGTCTGGACACATTGCTGCACAAACATTTCCTTTCCGTGAGTTAGCAACCGCTACTAGAAATTTTAGAGCAGAATGCCTTTTGGGTGAGGGAGGCTTTGGCAGAGTATACAAAGGGCATTTGGAAACTATTAATCAG ACCGTTGCGATTAAGCAGCTTGACCGAAACGGGCTACAAGGGAATAGAGAATTCCTTGTTGAAGTGTTGATGCTGAGTCTTCTTCACCACCCTAACCTTGTCAACCTGATTGGCTATTGTGCTGATGGAGATCAAAGGCTTCTTGTTTATGAATATATGCCATTAGGATCCTTGGAAGACCACTTACATG ATCTTTCTCCTGGCAAGAAACGACTTGACTGGAGCACGAGAATGAAAATAGCTGCTGGGGCTGCAAAGGGGTTAGAGTATCTACATGACAAAGCTAACCCTCCTGTCATATACCGAGATTTAAAGTGCTCCAACATTTTGCTTGGTAATGGGTATCATCCCAAGTTATCTGATTTTGGTTTGGCGAAAGTTGGTCCTGTGGGGGAAAACACTCATGTATCAACAAGGGTTATGGGAACCTATGGATATTGTGCTCCAGAGTATGCCATGACAGGTCAACTAACTCTGAAGTCAGATGTTTATAGCTTTGGCGTAGTTCTTCTGGAAATAATTACAGGAAGGAAAGCGATTGATAATTCAAAATGTGCAGCAGAGCGGAATCTTGTTGCATGG GCTAGACCATTGTTTAAAGATCGAAGAAAATTCACACAAATGGTTGATCCAATGCTCCAAGGTCAATATCCTTCAAGAGGGCTATACCAAGCCCTTGCTGTTGCAGCAATGTGTGTTCAGGAGCAGGCAAATATGCGTCCAGTTATAGCTGATGTTGTGACAGCTTTGAGTTACCTTGCTTCACAAAAATATCAGCCCAATACGCAGACTGTACAAAGCTCTCACCTCGCTCCTGGTACTCCTCCTACAACCAGGATGGGAGTTTGA
- the LOC123894813 gene encoding uncharacterized protein LOC123894813, with protein MVNVYSKISDVRVGKLPCLLKVRVMCLWIVKSNFIPGQENSIEMVLIDEKGSKIHATVRRHLIHMFKGVLIEGEAYTLSTFSVVEAYGLCRPTRHPCRLFFHSTTLLERVECPLIKKNGLSLMDIGKINSHTCDSNYLVDLIGVMSGISSLNEFTKNGERVKMIVIELSDPRGDCHVVLFGGIVDYLIQMMRTLQGGLPVVVVQFAKIRFFRGRVLLQNIQDVTKLWLNPAVEDAVLYGRRLNKMRGGPTTHVPLIGPGRKPSLGDEFLHLYPKKTIADLKFTLEDGPFIVSAVIDGLVEGEDWWFPSCRCSKRLIPNAGFYYCRSCSKHVFHVVPRFCVKVHVTDGIEDAMFVLSDDAMCYLIRTKCSVLVSSYKGMNRVNPPDVLKQLEGLKLLFKVVTVSSLNPIYKGCFKVARVCVDAGIIKSFSNGGIYHTPEQLVYKSGIAEIDEPFILGNQHIEHGDIFMKRSLNAAFENAAWQEDQSYHKRSRDY; from the exons ATGGTTAATGTTTATAGCAAAATCAGTGATGTTCGTGTTGGGAAATTGCCATGTTTGTTGAAGGTTCGTGTGATGTGTTTGTGGATCGTGAAGTCAAATTTCATTCCTGGCCAGGAGAATTCAATTGAAATGGTGCTTATCGATGAGAAG GGTTCCAAGATTCATGCTACTGTTCGAAGGCATTTGATTCATATGTTTAAGGGTGTTCTTATTGAAGGTGAAGCTTATACTTTATCTACTTTTTCTGTTGTCGAAGCTTATGGGTTGTGCAGGCCGACCAGGCATCCTTGTCGTTTGTTTTTTCATTCTACCACGTTGTTGGAAAGAGTAGAATGTccattaataaagaaaaatggaCTGTCATTGATGGatattgggaaaattaattcTCATACATGTGACAGCAATTATTTAGTTG ATTTAATTGGAGTTATGAGTGGTATTTCTTCTCTAAATGAGTTTACCAAAAATGGTGAACGTGTTAAGATGATTGTAATCGAGTTATCAGACCCCAG AGGTGACTGTCATGTTGTGTTGTTTGGTGGTATTGTTGACTACTTGATTCAAATGATGAGAACTCTACAAGGAGGATTACCTGTTGTTGTTGTCCAGTTTGccaaaattagattttttagag GTCGTGTTCTTCTTCAGAATATTCAAGATGTTACTAAGTTGTGGTTGAATCCTGCAGTTGAAGATGCTGTGTTGTATGGTCGAAG GTTGAATAAGATGCGCGGTGGTCCTACTACCCATGTGCCGTTAATAGGTCCTGGGCGTAAACCTTCTTTGGGTGATGAGTTTCTGCATCTGTATCCGAAGAAAACCATTGCTGATTTGAAATTTACACTTGAAGATGGACCTTTTATTGTGTCTGCTGTGATCGATGGTTTGGTCGAAGGAGAGGATTGGTGGTTTCCTTCTTGTCGTTGTTCAAAACGTTTGATACCAAATGCTGGGTTTTATTATTGTCGAAGTTGTTCAAAACATGTTTTCCATGTTGTGCCTAG GTTTTGTGTCAAAGTACATGTTACTGATGGTATTGAAGATGCAATGTTTGTTCTTTCTGATGATGCTATGTGTTACCTGATCCGCACTAAATGTAGTGTTTTGGTTTCATCCTACAAG GGAATGAATCGCGTTAATCCACCTGATGTCTTAAAGCAATTGGAAGGTTTAAAGTTGTTATTTAAAGTAGTTACTGTTTCGTCTTTGAATCCGATTTACAAAGGTTGCTTCAAAGTGGCTAGGGTTTGTGTTGATGCTGGtattattaaatctttttcaaatgGTGGAATTTATCATACTCCTGAACAG TTGGTTTATAAGTCAGGCATTGCTGAAATTGATGAACCCTTTATTTTGGGTAACCAGCACATTGAACATGGGGATATTTTTATGAAGAGGTCTTTGAATGCTGCATTTGAAAATGCTGCTTGGCAGGAAGACCAAAGTTATCACAAACGATCCAGAGATTATTAA